A portion of the Catalinimonas alkaloidigena genome contains these proteins:
- a CDS encoding alpha-amylase family protein, which produces MTEEAFSTTFTKHLAALLLLWSVVTSCTTNEKSQTTMSDTTAAPSATSPEDHKLIIYQMMTRLFGNTTTTNKPWGTRDENGVGKFNDISDRALQEIRDLGATYVWYTGVIEHAVCTDYTAYGIPYDDADVVKGRAGSPYAIKDYYDVNPDLAVDVPNRMQEFETLVARTHRNGLKVLIDFVPNHVARSYHSDANPNGMSDFGVDDNTSVAFDAQNNFYYIPGEKFRVPKGYKPLGGLPFPTADGKFDEMPAKVSGNGAVTAQPQLDDWFETVRLNYGVNYVGDYSKHFDPIPSTWLKCLDILTYWAKKDVDGFRCDMAEMVPVEFWGWVIPKIKEINPDIRFIAEIYNPAAYRSYIFDGKFDYLYDKVGLYDSIRAVMADHPHASAEHFTTIWQSQEGISAHMLRFLENHDEQRIASPDFAGNAQTGIPGMIVTATLSEGPVMVYFGQEVGEPAQGASGFSGDDGRTTIFDYWGVPEHQKWMNNHAFDGGLLSPEQRSLREFYKKLLRATRQNEALAHGALYDLQYANLDRDDYPAHRVYAYLRHTENSRVLVVANFSRQSESIRLRIPFEAGRAMKLDDRPVGATDIFSGSGINLDWDQAAKEGIPLKLPPLSGCLYAF; this is translated from the coding sequence ATGACCGAAGAGGCTTTTTCCACCACCTTCACGAAACATCTGGCCGCGCTTCTGCTGCTGTGGAGCGTTGTGACCTCTTGTACTACGAACGAAAAATCGCAAACGACTATGTCGGATACTACCGCCGCTCCGTCGGCTACTTCGCCGGAAGACCATAAATTGATCATCTACCAGATGATGACCCGCCTGTTTGGCAACACCACCACGACCAATAAGCCGTGGGGAACGCGCGATGAGAACGGCGTGGGCAAATTCAACGACATTTCTGACCGCGCGTTGCAGGAAATCCGTGACCTGGGTGCCACCTACGTCTGGTATACAGGGGTCATCGAACATGCCGTCTGCACCGACTACACCGCCTACGGCATTCCGTACGACGACGCCGACGTGGTCAAAGGCCGTGCCGGGTCGCCCTACGCCATCAAAGACTACTACGACGTCAATCCCGACCTGGCCGTCGACGTGCCGAACCGGATGCAGGAATTCGAGACACTGGTCGCACGCACGCACCGCAACGGTCTGAAGGTCCTGATCGACTTTGTGCCCAACCACGTGGCGCGTTCCTATCATTCGGATGCAAATCCCAACGGCATGTCCGACTTCGGGGTAGACGACAACACGTCGGTGGCGTTCGATGCGCAGAACAACTTCTATTACATTCCCGGCGAAAAATTTCGGGTGCCGAAGGGCTACAAACCGCTGGGAGGGCTGCCCTTTCCGACGGCCGATGGCAAGTTCGACGAGATGCCGGCCAAGGTATCGGGCAATGGAGCAGTGACCGCACAGCCGCAACTGGACGATTGGTTCGAAACCGTGCGCCTGAACTACGGCGTCAACTACGTAGGCGATTACTCCAAACACTTCGATCCTATTCCGAGTACCTGGCTGAAGTGCCTGGACATTCTGACCTACTGGGCGAAAAAAGACGTGGACGGTTTCCGGTGCGACATGGCCGAAATGGTGCCGGTCGAGTTCTGGGGATGGGTCATCCCGAAGATCAAAGAAATCAATCCCGACATCCGGTTCATCGCCGAGATTTACAACCCGGCTGCCTACCGTTCCTACATCTTCGATGGAAAGTTCGATTACCTCTACGACAAAGTGGGGCTTTACGACTCGATTCGGGCCGTGATGGCCGACCATCCGCACGCCTCGGCCGAACATTTTACGACCATCTGGCAGAGTCAGGAAGGCATCAGCGCGCACATGTTACGCTTCCTGGAAAACCACGATGAACAGCGCATTGCTTCGCCCGATTTCGCGGGAAATGCCCAGACGGGCATCCCGGGCATGATCGTGACGGCTACCCTGAGCGAAGGACCGGTGATGGTCTATTTCGGGCAGGAGGTGGGGGAACCCGCCCAAGGCGCTTCCGGCTTCAGTGGTGACGACGGGCGCACTACCATTTTTGATTACTGGGGCGTGCCCGAACACCAGAAGTGGATGAACAACCATGCGTTCGACGGCGGTCTGCTTTCGCCGGAACAGCGGTCGCTGCGGGAGTTCTACAAGAAGTTGCTGCGTGCCACCCGCCAGAACGAGGCGTTGGCCCACGGTGCCTTGTACGATCTGCAATACGCCAACCTGGACCGCGACGATTACCCCGCCCATCGGGTGTATGCCTACCTGCGCCACACGGAAAACAGCCGCGTGCTGGTGGTAGCCAACTTCAGCCGCCAGTCGGAGTCGATCCGGCTGCGGATTCCGTTCGAGGCGGGCCGGGCCATGAAGCTCGACGATCGGCCGGTCGGGGCGACGGATATTTTTTCGGGAAGCGGCATCAACCTCGATTGGGACCAGGCTGCCAAAGAAGGCATTCCGCTGAAACTGCCGCCGCTGTCGGGCTGTTTGTACGCGTTTTAG
- a CDS encoding glycosyltransferase family 9 protein: MQKILIIQTAFLGDVVLATGLVEKLRTHYPNATLDFMLRRGNEGLLVGHPYLRRLWIWDKKREKYRGLWRLLWQLRQERYDLVINLQRFASSGWVTALSGAERTVGFAKNPFSRFFSARFPHQIGDGTHETARNHQLIADLTDAQPARPRLYPSADDFARVRAYQQATYVCIAPASVWFTKQFPAEQWVRLLDALPPETRVYLIGAPGDHALAESIRSASEHPQALNLCGEFSLLQSAALMAGAQQNYVNDSGPMHLASAMNAPTRAVFCSTVPAFGFGPLSDDSAVVEVQEPLACRPCGLHGYRQCPQGHFRCAHDIRIEQFFAK, translated from the coding sequence GTGCAAAAAATTCTGATCATCCAGACGGCGTTCCTGGGCGACGTGGTGCTGGCCACGGGGCTCGTCGAAAAATTGCGGACGCATTACCCCAACGCTACGCTCGATTTCATGCTGCGCCGGGGCAACGAAGGTCTGTTGGTTGGGCACCCGTACCTGCGGCGGTTGTGGATTTGGGACAAAAAGCGGGAGAAATACCGGGGCCTGTGGCGGTTGCTGTGGCAACTGCGGCAGGAGCGTTACGACCTGGTGATCAACCTCCAGCGCTTTGCCTCGTCGGGATGGGTCACGGCCCTGTCGGGTGCGGAGCGTACCGTCGGCTTCGCTAAAAATCCGTTTTCGCGCTTCTTTTCGGCGCGCTTTCCGCACCAGATCGGCGACGGCACCCACGAAACGGCACGGAATCACCAACTCATCGCCGACCTGACAGACGCGCAGCCAGCGCGCCCCCGGCTCTACCCTTCGGCCGACGATTTCGCCCGTGTGCGCGCGTACCAGCAGGCAACCTACGTTTGCATTGCGCCGGCTTCGGTCTGGTTTACCAAGCAATTCCCGGCCGAGCAATGGGTTCGGTTGCTCGACGCGTTGCCGCCAGAAACCCGGGTGTACCTGATCGGCGCGCCGGGCGACCATGCCTTGGCCGAATCCATTCGGAGCGCGAGCGAACATCCTCAGGCACTGAACCTTTGCGGGGAGTTTTCGTTGCTACAGTCGGCAGCGCTCATGGCCGGAGCGCAGCAGAATTACGTGAACGATTCGGGGCCGATGCACCTGGCTTCGGCCATGAACGCCCCCACCCGGGCCGTGTTCTGTTCGACCGTACCGGCCTTCGGGTTTGGGCCGTTGTCCGACGACTCGGCCGTGGTGGAAGTGCAGGAGCCATTGGCGTGCCGACCGTGCGGGCTGCACGGCTACCGGCAGTGTCCGCAGGGGCATTTCCGGTGCGCGCACGACATTCGGATCGAACAATTTTTTGCGAAATAA
- a CDS encoding M16 family metallopeptidase: MEERDYEIHQFPNGIRVVHKQVPHTKIAHCGFVLNIGSRDEKEDQRGIAHFWEHMAFKGTHRRKAFHILNRLETVGGELNAYTTKEKICFYASLLDRHFEKAAELLTDITFDSVFPEREIEKERGVILEEMSMYLDTPEDSIQDEFDEVVFANHPLGVNILGTAESVRGFQRQDFRRFLDENMDTQELIFASVSSRPFAEVLRYMEKLLRDLPARSAPRQRMPFLQYTPQYQQTERPITQAHCAIGRPAFALSDERRLPFFMLTNLLGGPAMNSRLNLALRERHGYVYSVEANYTPYIDTGLFSIYFGTEKRQLKRSIALVKKELKKVREQPLGSMQLHNLKEQLMGQLAMAEENNASLMLLLGKSLLDLNRVESLNSIFERIRQVTSAQLQDLAQEMLQEAALSFLIYWPEED; the protein is encoded by the coding sequence ATGGAAGAGCGAGATTACGAAATCCACCAGTTTCCGAACGGAATCCGGGTGGTACACAAGCAGGTACCCCACACCAAAATTGCCCACTGTGGTTTTGTGCTGAACATCGGGAGCCGCGACGAGAAGGAAGACCAGCGGGGCATTGCGCACTTCTGGGAGCACATGGCGTTTAAGGGTACCCACCGCCGCAAAGCGTTTCACATCCTGAACCGCCTGGAGACCGTGGGGGGCGAACTGAATGCCTATACTACCAAAGAAAAAATTTGTTTTTACGCATCGTTGCTGGACCGGCACTTCGAGAAAGCGGCCGAGCTGCTGACCGACATCACGTTCGACTCGGTGTTTCCCGAGCGGGAGATTGAAAAGGAGCGCGGCGTGATTCTGGAAGAGATGTCGATGTACCTCGACACGCCCGAAGACTCAATCCAGGACGAATTTGACGAGGTGGTATTTGCCAACCATCCGCTCGGCGTCAACATTCTGGGGACGGCCGAAAGCGTCCGGGGATTTCAACGGCAAGATTTCCGGCGGTTTCTAGACGAGAACATGGACACGCAAGAGCTGATTTTTGCGTCGGTTTCGTCGCGCCCGTTTGCGGAAGTGTTGCGGTACATGGAAAAGCTTCTGCGCGACCTGCCTGCCCGGTCGGCTCCCCGGCAACGGATGCCGTTCCTGCAGTATACGCCTCAGTATCAGCAGACCGAGCGCCCCATTACACAGGCCCATTGCGCCATCGGGCGTCCGGCATTTGCCCTCAGCGACGAGCGACGGTTGCCCTTCTTTATGCTGACCAACCTGTTGGGTGGCCCTGCCATGAACTCACGCCTGAACTTGGCGCTCCGCGAACGCCACGGCTACGTCTATTCAGTCGAGGCCAATTATACGCCCTACATCGATACCGGGCTGTTCAGCATTTACTTCGGGACGGAAAAGCGGCAGTTGAAGCGCAGCATTGCGCTGGTGAAGAAAGAGCTCAAAAAGGTGCGTGAACAACCCCTGGGGTCGATGCAGTTGCACAACCTGAAAGAACAACTGATGGGGCAACTCGCGATGGCAGAAGAAAACAACGCCAGCCTGATGCTGTTGCTGGGCAAAAGCCTGCTGGACCTGAACCGGGTGGAAAGCCTCAACTCCATTTTCGAGCGCATTCGTCAGGTGACGTCCGCGCAATTGCAGGACCTGGCGCAGGAGATGTTGCAGGAAGCAGCACTGAGCTTCCTGATTTACTGGCCGGAAGAAGATTAA
- the cdaA gene encoding diadenylate cyclase CdaA: MMLLFPIGFLEVTFVDVAEILLVGYLLYQLYKLMRGSVAIRIFIGIISIYLLYLIVKATGMELLTGILGQFIDVGVIAAIVVFQQEIRKFLMVIGKSTFFNNDFFLRSLLRRNANLTNLNLQPVLEAAKAMSGTNTGGLIVFAKSSELKFYAESGDILDAKLSKRLLLSIFYKNSPLHDGAVIIYNNQVKAARCILPVTENTEVPASLGLRHRAALGMSEATDSVVLIISEETGQMSLAFNGRLEHNLSITELRDKINHYLNEDVDEEEVVPETTPEEDSPILHTPA; the protein is encoded by the coding sequence CTGATGTTACTTTTTCCGATTGGTTTCCTGGAGGTAACATTCGTCGACGTCGCAGAAATCCTGCTGGTCGGCTACCTGCTGTATCAGTTGTACAAGCTGATGCGGGGGAGTGTGGCCATCCGGATTTTCATCGGGATCATTTCCATCTACCTGCTCTACCTCATCGTAAAGGCGACGGGCATGGAGCTGCTGACCGGCATTCTGGGGCAGTTTATCGACGTGGGCGTGATTGCCGCCATCGTGGTGTTCCAGCAGGAAATCCGGAAGTTTCTGATGGTGATCGGGAAGAGTACGTTTTTCAACAACGACTTTTTCCTGCGGAGTTTGTTGCGGCGCAACGCCAACCTGACCAACCTGAACCTGCAGCCGGTGCTGGAAGCGGCCAAAGCCATGTCGGGCACCAACACGGGCGGCCTGATCGTCTTCGCCAAAAGCTCGGAGTTGAAGTTCTACGCCGAATCGGGCGATATCCTCGACGCCAAGCTTTCCAAGCGTCTGTTGCTGAGCATCTTCTACAAAAACAGCCCGCTTCACGACGGGGCCGTCATCATCTACAACAACCAGGTCAAAGCAGCGCGCTGCATTCTGCCGGTTACCGAGAACACCGAAGTGCCGGCGAGCCTGGGGTTGCGCCACCGTGCTGCCCTCGGCATGTCGGAAGCAACCGACAGTGTGGTGTTGATCATTTCGGAAGAAACTGGACAGATGTCGCTGGCGTTCAACGGTCGTCTGGAACACAACCTGTCGATCACCGAGCTGCGCGACAAAATCAACCACTATCTGAACGAAGATGTGGACGAAGAAGAAGTCGTGCCGGAAACCACTCCCGAAGAAGACTCGCCCATTCTGCATACTCCGGCCTAG
- the folP gene encoding dihydropteroate synthase, producing MDNLLFTPPRTLRIHDRLLDLSTPRVMGILNVTQDSFYDQSRYPTVTLALQKAEQMLQQGATFLDVGGYSSRPGADDIPVDEELRRVVPVIEALAQRFPEAVLSVDTFRAAVAERAVEAGAALVNDISGGELDPDMFATVGRLQMPYILMHMRGTPQTMTTLNQYEDLVQELVDFFQEKVYFLRKHLVKDIILDPGFGFAKNRTQNFALLAELDTLKMLELPLLVGLSRKSLIWRTLGIKPEEALNGTTVLHTLALQKGANILRVHDVKEAMEVIQLVNCLPH from the coding sequence ATGGACAACCTGCTTTTCACGCCTCCGCGCACGTTACGCATCCACGACCGCCTCCTCGATCTGTCGACTCCCCGCGTCATGGGTATCCTGAACGTCACGCAGGACTCGTTCTACGACCAAAGCCGGTATCCTACCGTTACGTTAGCCTTGCAAAAGGCCGAACAAATGCTGCAGCAGGGCGCGACCTTTCTGGACGTGGGCGGGTATTCGTCGCGCCCCGGCGCGGACGACATTCCGGTAGACGAAGAACTGCGGCGGGTGGTGCCGGTGATTGAAGCCCTCGCCCAACGTTTTCCCGAAGCGGTCCTCTCGGTCGATACGTTTCGCGCCGCTGTTGCCGAGCGTGCCGTAGAAGCGGGCGCGGCGCTGGTCAACGACATTTCGGGGGGCGAACTCGATCCCGATATGTTCGCGACGGTAGGGCGGTTGCAAATGCCGTATATTTTGATGCACATGCGCGGCACGCCCCAAACCATGACGACGCTGAATCAGTACGAAGACCTCGTCCAGGAACTGGTTGATTTCTTTCAGGAAAAGGTGTATTTTCTACGGAAGCATCTCGTCAAAGACATCATTCTCGACCCGGGATTCGGCTTTGCCAAAAACCGGACACAGAACTTTGCGTTACTAGCAGAGTTAGACACATTAAAAATGTTAGAATTGCCCCTGCTGGTGGGGCTTTCGCGTAAGTCGCTGATCTGGCGCACGTTAGGGATCAAACCCGAAGAAGCGCTGAACGGCACCACCGTACTGCACACCCTGGCGCTGCAGAAAGGCGCAAATATCCTGCGGGTGCACGACGTTAAAGAGGCAATGGAAGTGATTCAATTAGTAAACTGTTTACCCCACTGA
- a CDS encoding DUF1599 domain-containing protein, producing the protein METQTEQEYRQVIRYCRDLFEKKTRDYGTAWRVLRLSSITDQIYIKARRIRSIQEKGQQRVEDAVALEFVGIINYCLIALMQQELPADAEPELGFDQLAVLYDRHVERNLELLRNKNHDYGEAWREMRVSSITDIILMKLHRTRQIEDNAGQTLVSEGVEANYRDMINYAVFALIKSDFLKTHVVD; encoded by the coding sequence TTGGAAACACAAACTGAACAAGAATACCGGCAGGTGATTCGCTATTGCCGCGACCTGTTTGAAAAGAAAACGCGCGACTACGGCACCGCTTGGCGAGTGTTACGCCTCTCTTCCATTACGGATCAGATTTACATCAAAGCCCGGCGCATCCGCTCGATTCAGGAGAAGGGACAGCAACGGGTAGAAGATGCCGTGGCGCTGGAGTTTGTCGGCATCATCAACTACTGCCTGATTGCCCTGATGCAGCAGGAATTGCCCGCCGATGCGGAACCCGAACTGGGATTCGATCAGTTAGCGGTGTTGTACGACCGGCACGTGGAGCGGAACCTGGAGCTACTTCGTAACAAAAACCACGATTATGGGGAAGCCTGGCGCGAAATGCGGGTCTCTTCCATTACCGACATCATCCTGATGAAGTTGCATCGGACGCGCCAGATCGAAGACAACGCTGGCCAGACACTGGTGTCGGAGGGTGTGGAAGCCAACTACCGCGACATGATCAACTACGCCGTATTTGCTCTGATCAAATCCGATTTTCTGAAAACCCATGTCGTTGATTAA
- a CDS encoding BT_3928 family protein → MSLINQLFRFATGVLFIFSGLVKLNDPVGTQIKLEEYFEVFSTDFASFFHYLIPLALPLAVVLCVAEVILGVALLLQYRMRLTMWALLLLISFFTFLTFYSAYFNKVTDCGCFGDAIPLDPWESFTKDVVLLIMIVVLFVQRNRLRPALPSRAAQVVVGGATVLSLALALYAINYLPPIDFRPYKIGNNLPQLMESSAPLQYQYVMVKNGKEEVFDQYPTDTTYKYKDMILINPEALPKITDYQVWNDQGDFTQETFQGKKLLIVVQNLEHTDVESYTKINQLVGGLPADVKPMVITSVNPEAFEIFRHEVQLALPYYFADATVLKAMIRSNPGLMLLEDGVVRGKWHYHTIPSPDELTAQL, encoded by the coding sequence ATGTCGTTGATTAACCAGCTTTTCCGGTTTGCGACCGGCGTGCTCTTCATTTTTTCCGGACTCGTCAAACTGAACGATCCGGTTGGGACGCAGATCAAACTCGAAGAGTACTTTGAAGTTTTCTCGACCGATTTTGCCTCGTTTTTCCACTACCTGATTCCGCTGGCGCTGCCGCTGGCCGTGGTGCTGTGCGTGGCCGAGGTGATTCTGGGCGTGGCGCTGCTGTTGCAGTACCGGATGCGCCTGACCATGTGGGCGCTGCTGTTGCTCATCAGCTTCTTCACGTTCCTGACGTTCTACTCGGCCTATTTCAACAAAGTGACCGATTGCGGCTGTTTCGGCGATGCCATTCCCCTTGATCCATGGGAGTCGTTCACGAAAGATGTCGTGCTACTAATCATGATCGTCGTGTTGTTTGTACAGCGCAACCGCCTGCGGCCCGCCTTGCCCTCGCGCGCGGCACAAGTGGTGGTGGGCGGCGCCACGGTCCTTTCGTTGGCGCTGGCTCTGTACGCCATCAACTACCTGCCGCCGATCGATTTCCGGCCGTATAAGATCGGCAATAACCTGCCGCAGTTGATGGAAAGCTCCGCGCCGTTGCAGTACCAGTACGTGATGGTGAAAAACGGGAAAGAGGAAGTGTTCGATCAGTACCCGACCGACACCACTTACAAGTACAAGGACATGATCTTGATCAATCCGGAGGCTCTGCCGAAAATCACGGACTACCAGGTCTGGAACGATCAGGGCGATTTTACCCAGGAAACCTTTCAGGGCAAAAAGCTGCTTATTGTCGTTCAGAATCTGGAACATACGGATGTCGAGAGTTACACCAAAATCAACCAGTTGGTCGGCGGTCTGCCGGCCGACGTCAAGCCGATGGTGATCACGTCGGTCAATCCCGAAGCGTTCGAAATTTTCCGACACGAGGTGCAGCTGGCCCTCCCCTATTACTTTGCCGACGCCACCGTTCTGAAAGCCATGATCCGCTCGAACCCAGGGCTGATGTTACTGGAAGACGGCGTGGTGCGGGGCAAGTGGCACTACCATACCATCCCTTCACCTGACGAACTGACGGCGCAACTGTGA
- a CDS encoding shikimate kinase → MTETIFLIGMPGCGKSTLGRALAAALDYTFVDLDAQIEADEGRTIRDIFAQDGEVIFREIEARTLRKVAAQPHTIVATGGGTPCFHDNLAVIHAQGISLFLDTSLSTILARMEAAERAVRPLLAQEDLKAKLEELYTRRISYYAQADLRIPEADSDVSSVLQKLQERA, encoded by the coding sequence GTGACAGAGACGATTTTTCTGATCGGCATGCCAGGATGTGGCAAATCTACCCTGGGCCGTGCCCTGGCCGCCGCGCTGGACTACACGTTTGTAGACCTGGATGCGCAGATAGAAGCAGACGAAGGGCGCACCATCCGGGATATTTTTGCGCAGGACGGTGAAGTTATTTTTCGGGAGATCGAAGCCCGGACGCTGCGGAAAGTAGCTGCTCAACCGCACACTATTGTTGCCACCGGCGGCGGTACGCCCTGTTTCCACGACAACCTGGCGGTGATCCACGCCCAGGGCATCAGTCTCTTTCTGGACACCTCGTTGTCCACCATCCTCGCGCGGATGGAAGCTGCCGAGCGCGCCGTGCGGCCCTTGCTGGCCCAAGAGGATCTTAAAGCAAAATTGGAAGAACTTTATACCCGCCGAATCTCGTATTATGCTCAGGCAGATCTACGTATTCCGGAGGCCGACTCGGATGTAAGCTCTGTGTTGCAAAAGTTACAGGAACGTGCCTGA
- a CDS encoding M20 family metallopeptidase, producing the protein MSGILGGVSAQITHQPPAPPANTPAELLSQYIQQPSVTGQEAGAGRFLSSWCEAQGLQVTVFTDQDSSYNFAASLYPLSDPRPNIVLMHHMDVVSAADTLAWERPPFAGAYVQDSVWGRGALDCKGLGTMHLFAMLDFIPLSRRLPLPYNVTMLAVSGEEVGGMNGSAIIVDRYLEALHPAVVFGEGGSGVQDVVPSHPEIPVFGISVAEKSNLWLKLDLSYPSYSHGAAPPRQYANRAMLRALYRLNNVKTPYEFTLVNKRMFRELGELEGGVKGYVLKHINWRIFRPFVRKYFEEQPLLRALVTNTAILTNISNPPGPINQISSKVTAYLDCRLLPGTNRKKFIREIRSGLFEPRFKVTIVDQSPEAPPTPLDEFYEATSAAIQEVYPDAAVMPILFPATTDNNYYRDKSIPTYGIVPALMTEELIASIHGPNERIATTSLKQGVQVFRKLLAHFLGDPTVVQVDVK; encoded by the coding sequence ATGAGTGGAATCCTCGGAGGAGTTTCAGCACAGATCACCCATCAGCCCCCCGCCCCCCCGGCCAATACACCGGCTGAACTGCTGAGCCAGTACATCCAGCAGCCTTCGGTAACGGGCCAGGAAGCAGGTGCCGGCCGTTTCTTATCCTCCTGGTGCGAAGCGCAGGGCTTGCAGGTCACGGTGTTTACCGACCAGGATTCCAGCTATAACTTTGCGGCTTCGCTGTATCCGCTGTCCGATCCGCGCCCCAACATCGTGCTGATGCACCATATGGATGTGGTCTCTGCAGCCGACACCCTGGCCTGGGAACGCCCTCCTTTTGCCGGGGCCTACGTGCAGGATTCGGTCTGGGGACGTGGCGCGCTCGATTGCAAAGGCTTGGGTACCATGCACTTGTTCGCCATGCTGGATTTTATTCCTCTGTCGCGTCGCCTGCCCCTGCCCTATAACGTCACCATGCTGGCCGTTTCGGGCGAAGAAGTCGGAGGGATGAACGGAAGCGCCATCATCGTCGATCGCTACCTGGAAGCCCTGCATCCTGCGGTTGTATTCGGAGAAGGTGGGTCTGGCGTGCAAGACGTCGTCCCATCGCATCCGGAAATTCCGGTATTTGGCATTTCGGTGGCCGAAAAAAGCAATCTATGGCTGAAGCTGGACTTGTCGTATCCCTCCTACAGTCACGGTGCTGCGCCGCCGCGCCAGTACGCCAACCGCGCGATGTTGCGGGCCTTGTACCGACTGAATAATGTAAAAACGCCTTATGAGTTTACCCTGGTCAACAAACGGATGTTCCGTGAGTTGGGCGAGTTAGAAGGGGGCGTGAAAGGCTACGTGCTGAAGCACATCAACTGGCGCATTTTCCGGCCATTTGTGCGGAAGTACTTCGAAGAACAACCGCTGTTGCGCGCCCTAGTGACCAATACAGCCATTCTGACCAACATTTCTAATCCGCCGGGACCGATCAATCAGATTTCCAGCAAGGTGACTGCTTACCTCGATTGCCGCTTGTTGCCCGGCACCAACCGTAAGAAATTCATTCGTGAAATCCGCTCCGGGTTGTTTGAGCCCCGCTTCAAGGTAACCATCGTCGACCAGAGCCCCGAAGCCCCGCCGACGCCCCTCGACGAGTTTTATGAGGCCACGAGCGCGGCCATTCAGGAGGTTTATCCCGATGCGGCGGTGATGCCCATTCTGTTTCCTGCTACCACCGACAACAATTACTACCGCGACAAAAGCATTCCTACCTACGGAATTGTACCGGCGTTGATGACCGAAGAATTGATTGCCAGCATCCACGGACCCAATGAGCGTATCGCGACGACGTCGCTGAAGCAAGGGGTTCAGGTATTTCGGAAACTGCTCGCGCACTTTTTGGGTGATCCGACCGTCGTTCAGGTCGACGTAAAATAA